The sequence below is a genomic window from Paenibacillus sp. DCT19.
TCACCTTTATTTTCCCCAGCCGATTCTTCTTGATTACGAAGCGCTTTGCTTGTAAAAGCAATGAAACGTCCATCAGGAGACCAGACATAACCCAATATTTTGTGATCAGCGGAGAGCAGCGCAGCGGGTTGTTCATCACCTGGTATAAGAACCCACAGCCCTTTACCGCCGCCGTCGCCAGCACGAAGAAATGCAAGCTTCGTACCGTCTGGCGACCAAGAGGGAGCCGAGTCTTTGACACCGTCTGTGAGCGCAACGTCTTGGCTGCCATCTAACCCAATTCCTCGAATTTGGGTGTTATATTCATTTTTCAACCGATCAATGGTTTGTTCCACATAAGCTACCTGCCCACTCTGATTGACAACTGGCTGACTAATCCAGCGATAACGATATAAATCCTCAGGAATAATAGGTCGTTGATTCATCTCGGGTGTCTCCTCCTCAAGCCATTTTATTTTTGTGTAGTATCTGTACGTGGATCAAGAACGTCACGCAGCCAATCCCCTAAGAAAATGACACCAAGTACGGTAAACGTAATGGCAAGACCAGGAAACGTAGCTACCCACCAGCTTGTCGCCACATACTGTCTACCATCACTTAACATTCCGCCCCACGATACATCGGGTGGCTTAATGCCAAGACCAAGGAAACTGAGTGAAGCTTCCATAATAATCGTTGTTCCGACATTCATACCCGAGATAACAATAAAGGAAGATAAAATGTTGGGTACAATGTGTCTAATGATTAAACGTGCGTTCTTCGCACCAATAGATCTCGCAGCTTGAACATAATCGCGCTCCTTGATACTGAGAACCTCACTCCGAACAACGCGTGTATAAGATACCCAGTTCGTTACCCCGATTACGAAAATCAACGTTGTGATCCCTGGCCCTACAATCGCCATAACGACAAGCATAAATAGAATCGTCGGGATCGCCATGAAAGCATCTCCCACCCGCATGATGATGGCATCGATCCATTTACCGTAGAATCCGGATAGTAGCCCTAAAATTGCACCAATAATTCCCGATACAATGACTGCCCCCATACCTACAATTAACGAGACTCTTGCACCATACACGATACGACTCCACATGTCCCTGCCCAGATTGTCAGTACCTAGCCAATATTCAGAGCTTCCTCCCTCTAACCACGCAGGTGGTTTGAGACGATTCAGCGGATTAACCGCAGCAGGATCATGGCTTGCGAGCAGAGGTGCACATATGGCTGTCAATACAACCAGCAAGACGAGCACTGCTCCAAACATCCCTGTTTTACTAATGATCAGTTGTTTCCAGATGTAGCGAAATCCTGTTGGAGTTCTTAGACCAGGCTCACGCTCCGGCTCTGAACCCGGAACTTGCAATTCATTGCTTCCTGTCATCAGGTTGCACCTCCCTCTAGTCGTATTTGATTCGCGGATCAAGCAGTCGGTAGACTACATCCGTCAAGATATTGGTAATGACCACAATGAACGCAATCACAAATACCGCCGCTTGGACAATCGCCATATCATGTGTATTCACAGCAACCACTAACAACTGACCAAGTCCTGGCCAGGAGAATACCGTTTCTGTAATCAAGGTGCCACCAATCAAACTCGTAAATTGCAAACTCATGATCGTCACCACAGGAATCAATCCGTTGCGGAATGCGTGCTTTCCAATGACAACCATACGACCAAGTCCCTTACTTCGAGCGGTACGAATATAGTCTTGGCTCAAAATATCCAACATGCTGGATCGAATCAGACGTGTCATCTGAGCCGCTAAACCGACACCTAGCGTGAATGCAGGTAAGATTAAATGGGATAATCCACCTCGACCAGATACGGGCAGCACTCCCCACATGACGGAGAAGAGTAGAATAAGCATGATGCCCATCCAGAAGTTCGGCATGGCTTTACCTATAACCGAGATACCTGAAATGATTAGATCCGTGAATGTGTTCCGTTTGACTGCTGAAGCCACACCTAATGGAATCGCCATAATTACTGCAAAAAACATTGCGGCTACAGCGAGTTCAAAACTGGCAGGTAAACGCTCTAAGACAAGCTGTAATGCCGGCTCATTGTAACGAAAAGACTGACCAAAGTCTCCCTGCAATGCGCTGCCTAAGAATTTGATGTACTGAGTGTATAAGGGCTGATCGAGTCCAAGTGCTTGTGTCAGCACAGCCCGATCCTCAGCAGTGGCTGTCTCTGGAAGCATTAGTGCAACAGGATCGCCGGTAACCCTGACCAAGATGAATACGATCAGTGAAACAATGAATAACACCGGAATAACTTGAAGTAAAGATTTAAGTACATACTTCCCCATTCTTCGTTCACCTCCATAACCATTAATCATAGCCACAACTTCACTTACAAAATCGTACTTTAGCGTTAATAAAAGAACGGCAGGAACATGGTATCCAGTCCCTGCCGTTCACGGCTTATCCTTGCGATGACAGACTGTTCTGTCCGATGTTATTTTGCAGCAGGAGTGATCTCGTCAGCATAGAACATTTCGTCACTACGAGGCGCAAAATTCACGTTTGCATTCGTTCCGTAGACACCTTCCATCTGGTAGAGGTATACCGCCGGACGTTCTTCTGCAAAAATTTGCTGTACTTGTTGATACTCTTTCTCACGTGCCTCTGGATCCATATTCACCAATGCGGATTGAAGCAACTTCTCAACTTCCGGATTGTTGTAATCCGATTCGCCCTTGGCTTCTTCTGCCATGTAACGGTTGTAGTTATTTGAAGCGTCAAATAGAGAGTTACCGATACCAATCATGAAGATTTCTTTGAATGACTTGGAGCTATAGCGTTCGCTGAACGCACTTGGCTCAAGTA
It includes:
- a CDS encoding ABC transporter permease, coding for MGKYVLKSLLQVIPVLFIVSLIVFILVRVTGDPVALMLPETATAEDRAVLTQALGLDQPLYTQYIKFLGSALQGDFGQSFRYNEPALQLVLERLPASFELAVAAMFFAVIMAIPLGVASAVKRNTFTDLIISGISVIGKAMPNFWMGIMLILLFSVMWGVLPVSGRGGLSHLILPAFTLGVGLAAQMTRLIRSSMLDILSQDYIRTARSKGLGRMVVIGKHAFRNGLIPVVTIMSLQFTSLIGGTLITETVFSWPGLGQLLVVAVNTHDMAIVQAAVFVIAFIVVITNILTDVVYRLLDPRIKYD
- a CDS encoding ABC transporter permease; this translates as MTGSNELQVPGSEPEREPGLRTPTGFRYIWKQLIISKTGMFGAVLVLLVVLTAICAPLLASHDPAAVNPLNRLKPPAWLEGGSSEYWLGTDNLGRDMWSRIVYGARVSLIVGMGAVIVSGIIGAILGLLSGFYGKWIDAIIMRVGDAFMAIPTILFMLVVMAIVGPGITTLIFVIGVTNWVSYTRVVRSEVLSIKERDYVQAARSIGAKNARLIIRHIVPNILSSFIVISGMNVGTTIIMEASLSFLGLGIKPPDVSWGGMLSDGRQYVATSWWVATFPGLAITFTVLGVIFLGDWLRDVLDPRTDTTQK